A window of the Brassica napus cultivar Da-Ae chromosome C5, Da-Ae, whole genome shotgun sequence genome harbors these coding sequences:
- the LOC106374876 gene encoding probable beta-1,3-galactosyltransferase 8, whose protein sequence is MRPKAASGKAIIVLCLASFLAGSLFMSRSLSRSYVSEEEDKHLAKHLSKRLEVQKDCDEHKRKLIESKSRDIIGEVSKTHQAVKALERTMSTLELELAAGRTSHRNSEFWSEKSAKNQSLQKAFAVIGINTAFSSKKRRDSVRQTWMPTGEKLKKIEKEKGIVVRFVIGHSATPGGVLDKAIDEEDSEHKDFLRLKHIEGYHQLSTKTRLYFSTAAAMWDAEFYVKVDDDVHVNLGMLVTTLARYQSRPRVYIGCMKSGPVLSQKGVKYHEPEFWKFGEEGNKYFRHATGQIYAISKDLAAYISTNQGILHRYANEDVSLGAWMLGLEVEHVDERSMCCGTPPDCQWKAQAGNVCAASFDWSCSGICKSVDRMTRVHRACAEGDTPLSNFRFFI, encoded by the exons ATGAGGCCTAAAGCTGCTTCAGGGAAAGCCATTATAGTGCTGTGCCTCGCCAGCTTTCTTGCAGGCTCACTGTTCATGAGTCGATCTTTGAGTCGCTCATACGTGTCTgaagaagaggataaacatcTCGCAAAGCATTTGTCCAAACGTTTAGAAGTTCAAAAGGACTGCGATGAACATAAACGC AAACTGATAGAAAGCAAATCTAGAGACATAATAGGAGAAGTATCAAAAACCCACCAAGCAGTAAA AGCATTGGAGAGAACAATGTCAACGTTGGAGCTGGAGTTAGCAGCAGGACGTACCAGCCATAGAAACAGTGAGTTCTGGAGTGAAAAGAGCGCGAAAAACCAGAGCCTGCAGAAAGCGTTTGCAGTGATAGGAATCAACACAGCATTCAGCAGCAAGAAAAGACGTGACTCGGTGAGGCAGACATGGATGCCAACAGGAGAAAAGCTGAAGAAAATCGAGAAAGAGAAAGGGATTGTTGTAAG gTTTGTGATAGGACACAGTGCAACCCCAGGAGGAGTACTAGACAAAGCCATAGATGAAGAAGATTCAGAGCATAAAGATTTCTTGAGACTAAAACACATTGAAGGATATCATCAGCTCTCAACAAAGACAAGACTCTACTTCTCAACAGCAGCAGCAATGTGGGACGCAGAGTTCTACGTGAAGGTAGACGACGATGTTCATGTCAACTTAGGAATGCTCGTTACAACACTAGCAAGATATCAATCAAGACCGAGGGTTTACATTGGATGCATGAAGTCCGGTCCAGTTCTTTCACAAAA GGGAGTGAAGTACCACGAGCCAGAGTTTTGGAAGTTCGGAGAAGAAGGGAACAAGTACTTCAGGCATGCGACAGGGCAGATCTACGCAATCTCTAAGGACTTAGCAGCGTACATCTCTACTAACCA GGGAATACTGCACAGGTACGCGAACGAGGACGTGTCGTTAGGAGCGTGGATGCTAGGGTTAGAGGTGGAGCATGTGGACGAGAGGTCAATGTGTTGCGGGACGCCACCGGATTGTCAGTGGAAAGCGCAGGCGGGGAACGTGTGTGCTGCGTCGTTCGATTGGTCATGCAGTGGGATTTGTAAGTCGGTTGACCGGATGACACGTGTGCACCGCGCTTGCGCGGAAGGAGACACTCCTCTCTCGAATTTTCGATTCTTCATCTGA